The Peromyscus eremicus chromosome 16_21, PerEre_H2_v1, whole genome shotgun sequence genome includes the window CAGAGTAAAATTACGGATGGTAGAGAGTGGAGTGAGCGGAGGGGGGACCCGCAGGGAGTCCAGAGGGCAGGGAAATGGCTTTCGATCCGGGCCAGCTGCACCATGTGGATCTCTCTGGCACGGAGATGGGAAAAATCCAGGATAGTCTGGGATCATAGGAATGAGACCTGGATCCATGGCTGGCTTGGGGGATGGGTAGGAAGGAGGTGGCTGGTAGGCCAGAGAGGAGGTGGAAGTCGTGGGTGGTGACAAGAATGCCGAAGGGTCCTGGTAGAGATCTCCTGTACAGTTCGAATACGGAGGAGGAGGTGGCGGTGGAGAGTAAAGGTGGTCCAGTTCAGGCTGGGTCTGGGACATGGTACACACACCCAGGGGTCCTGTGGCCAGCGGGTTGGGGGAGGCCGAGGTGACGCTAGATGAGGCTGTGGTTGAAGCTGGAGGGGTGACCCCTTGCAGGATGCCCGCACTCACAATATTGATGATGCCTTCTGGGTAGCAGCTGGCACCAGGGTACTGGGGGTCAATGGAGAATTTGCCCATGTAAGTGAAGGTCTGGTTTCTAGGCGCGGAGATAGGGGCAAAGCTGCTAGGGTATGGGAGCTCCAGGGGCCTCTTCTCTCCGGTCATGTCAATGTTGATCATGCCATCTGGGGAGGGAAAGGGCAGGAAAGAGGGGGAACAATGAGAATGCAGCCAGGAGCCAATTCACGCGCACGCAcgcgcctgcacacacacacacacacacacacacacacacacacacacacacacacacacacggccatcccCATTTCAGGATTTCAACACTATAGGACTGGAGCAAAATCCaacaggtggggaaactgaggcccggaGGCAGTAAGAAGAAGTTAGCTAGAGTCTGAGACTCAAGAACTATCTCCGAGAAAGCAGGACGTGCCCCTCCCCTCTTTATCCCCCCCAGCCATCTGTGACTCTAGTCCTCAATAAAAACACCCAATAATAGCAACAATATCAAACAATTTCCCATCTGCCTCGGACTTCTCTCCCACTCCTTTGCCTCGTAGTCCCACCGCCGAGGCAACTGTACAGACACCACTCAAGATCCGACCAATCCCCAGGCGATGCTGAGAAAGTGCCAGCCGCGGGAGAGGGGAACCCCAGAACGGGTAAGTGGGTGGGTGATGTTCCCGCTGCTAATTCCTGGTGccatctcccccctccctctcctgctgCGCTTCAGCTGACGACTGCCAGTGGGAACCCAGGCTGCGGAGGAAGGAGTCtaggtttcccttccctcccaacATCCTCAGCCTTGCCCGACACCCGCGCTTCCCCGCCCCAGCCCAAGACCAGAGGCTGGGCTAGGAGGAAGACGCGGAGGCTGCGGGGGACGACTTTACACAGCATCGCCACGGAGCCCGGCGCACACTGGTGCCTGCGCTGGCCTCCGCAGTCTCAGGGCTGCTTCTCGCTGTTTGCCCTGCTCCGCCACCTCGTCTTGCTAACCCCCTTCACTCTGGGGTGGTGCCTCCCAGACGCACTAGAAGCGCGACGAGCTCGGCGATCCTCCCGGAGGGGGCTCTGCCAGGAGAGCGCTACGCGCGCTTCCTAAGAGCTGCGCTCCCCTGCCACTTGGCTCTCCAGACGCGCAGCTCTTCCCCGGACTCTCGAACTTTCCTGTCACTTTAGCCCTATCCCAGAAGCCCAGAGTCCAGCCAGTGGACCTGCTTCCAGCCTGGCAGCCCAGTAAGGGTGTCCCTGGAGCCCTGCGCCCAGACGAAACTGGGCGCGCCTAAGAGCCGCAAGCATGCCAGTTGTTTTTGGTGACCAGGTGCATCTCCCAGTGCGCACAACCCGGGCGCCCTAGTCCCTGTTCTTTCTCGCTCCTCCTGCACTCACTTCCAGAGTCAGCGTGGTCAGCGCTGTCCACCACCTCCAGTCCCCATTCTCCCCTCCAAGTCCCGCACACCCACCGCTCCCCACCCACCAGCTCCGAAGAGGACACGCGGCTTACCTCCGGCCACTCCGTTCATCTGGTCAAAGGGGGCTCCCAGTTCAGCATTGGGAAAGATGGTCACCGACGGGGCGGCGAGGTCTTCCACCGGGTAGAGGCTGTCAGGCAGCTGGTGCATAAAACCACTGAGAGTTACTGGGATTTTGTCTACGGCCTTGGCGGTCATCATTTGCTCCTCGCACAACCTGGAGACCCAACTCCCTCGCTACCTGGAGTGCCAGAGAAGCCGTTTTTGGAGAGGGGTTGGACTGAGCCTGGGTTGGTATCTCCTTTTGCCCTCCACACTTAGaaaagaccaccaccaccaccaccatacacgcacacaaaaaaaaaatctaacagaaataaaactagcaAGCAAGTTGTTGgcttcttaagaaagaaaaatggctaTAGGCCACTGACTCTCTCCTGCCTGTGATCCGGCTGTTGGGGAGCCAGGAGTTGCTGGTGTAGTGTTATTATAACAGTCAGTGTGTCCCCTCGCCCAGCTATTAATCAATCGCTGCTCTCTCAGATGGAAAGTGTTAGGCTCGGGAGTATTTATGGGCAGGTCTTCAATACCCGTGACGTCGCTGCCCATATATGGACTGAGGAACAGGGCTGGGCCAGGCAGCTTTTGCCGTCACATGGCCAATTTGCATACGAGCCTGGCGGCGCGGTCTCTGCCGAGCTCCCCTGGATCCGTTCGCGGCCAATGGACACCCCCGGGGTCTGGGGCTCTCGGCCGCTACTGTAGCCAGGGCTCCGGGCTGCAGAGTTCAGCTGGGGGAGGGCGCGATCGCCGACCCCGGCGCGGTCGCCGCGGGGGAACGCGCGGGCCGCGGTGGCAGCTCTGTCTCTTGGGGCGGGGAGGAATTCCGGTTCTCCGAGACTTTCCAAAAAAGGAGAAGATCCGGTAGTGGCGGCTCCGCCTCCCCAGCCCTTGTTTGGGAGCCATTCCGGAAAATTAAACTTCGGAAAGAAACCGAGCGGAGCCGAGACACTACAGTCAAACCCCTCCTTCACTTTCTTGGCAGCTCAAAACCGCAAgcaaaaaagagacagagaaaaaaaaaaaaagaagaaagaaaaaaaaaaagctccccgCATTCACGGAAGCTGACTGCCTTTTTCTGAATTACACGGTGGAAAGTAGTGTCTGCTGATAAGAGTGAATGCGGTCTTGCTTTTTTGGAAAGTCTGTGCTATTTATACAGGAGCGAAAACGGAACAggtctgggttgtttgtttgtttaagtattTTAGGCACCTTAAGGGTAGGGGTTAGAGGAGTACGGGGCAGAAGAGCTGCGGGAGCTTCGAGAGATCCTCCGCCGGAGGCGCCCCCTTCCTCTGCCCGCGCGCTCCCCGCCCCCCCTCCAGCTGCTGCACAGTGCGGGCGCCCTTCCCGGCGTGTCTGGGCGGTCCGCTGCGTGGGGGCGACCAGATGGAGGCTTGGACACTCACCCGGcccggcgcgcgcgcgcgcgcgcacacacacacacacacacacacacacacacactccacttcCGCTACACACTCTCCCTCCTCCGCTGCCCTCTtacacacccactcacacaccTTACGCTACGCACCACACACCTCCCTCTTGacagcgcgcgcgcgcgtgtgcccTCCGAGCCAAGAGGGTCCCCAGGCGCCAGACAGGACACCCTGCGGAGACACGGTCCTCACCTTCACAACCTCTCCCAGTCAACAGCCACCAAGCGCCCCCTGATCCCTGTGTGGTCACTTTCCGGGGAGTGCATCCTACCACTTGCGCCTAAGATCTACCCCAGGAaatgtctttctctccttttgcTTAGAATCTACTCGATGCTGAGTGACAACAAATGACACGGGTTCGAGTCACGGTGGCCCCACACGTGTTTCCCTTGgcaaatgaatagatagatagatagatagatagataccctCCCAGTACAAACCTTACTGTTAAATTCCCCAAAACTTTTCAGAGACCTAAACAGTGGCGCCTGCAGGCTCTCTGGGCACTCGGCTCCCACCTCCCAACGCTCCCAGCCGGCACCAGAAGCGCTCCCGCTGCGCAGCCGGGTTCCCAAGGCCCGGGATTCTTCGCGACCGGCCTAGCCTGAGATCGTTGACGCGGGCTGGGAAATTACCCTGCCCTTCTCAGCTCCGAAGTCGGGCAGGGGAGGGATCCGGTCCCGTCCCCGCGGTTTTCTTTCTTGCCCCTCTACCCGGAGCAGCGAGGATACCCGGGCGGGCGGGCAGGAGCCACGGCGCCACGCCGTGGATGGAGAGCGCCGCTGCAGGCGCTCTCCCGCCGATCACCTGCGGTGCCCGCGGCCGCAGCGCGCCCGCTCCTGCCCGGCTTGGACTACCGTGGTCAAGGGAAGCCCCTGGGCCACTAGGAGCCGGCTCGGTGCCGCTCTCCCAGTCGCTCTTTTCTCCCTAGGCCAGCCGCGGAAGTTGTTCTCCCGAGAATGGCCATCGCCCTGACTTCAAACGCCCAAAAGCAAATCTGGGAAAGTTTCTCGATCGCACCGTGCGCGCTCTCCTTTCCAATTGGGGATCAAATCCAAAGGGGACAGGAGAGCAAGCTCAGCGAGGGTGGAACCTCTATAGGTGTCCTACCCTCTGCAAAATCCTGCAAAGCCCTGTTTCCAAGCGAGGGGGGTGGAATGGAAGAAATAGAAAGCCGCGTTCTTACCACGTGCGCCAGCCCGCTCCGCCTGCGCTC containing:
- the Egr2 gene encoding E3 SUMO-protein ligase EGR2 isoform X2 — protein: MRVGLPSEASSCLWSARGPRDRPERRRSGLAHVLPDSLYPVEDLAAPSVTIFPNAELGAPFDQMNGVAGDGMINIDMTGEKRPLELPYPSSFAPISAPRNQTFTYMGKFSIDPQYPGASCYPEGIINIVSAGILQGVTPPASTTASSSVTSASPNPLATGPLGVCTMSQTQPELDHLYSPPPPPPPYSNCTGDLYQDPSAFLSPPTTSTSSLAYQPPPSYPSPKPAMDPGLIPMIPDYPGFFPSPCQRDPHGAAGPDRKPFPCPLDSLRVPPPLTPLSTIRNFTLGGPGAGVTGPGASGGSEGPRLPGSGSAAVTTTPYNPHHLPLRPILRPRKYPNRPSKTPVHERPYPCPAEGCDRRFSRSDELTRHIRIHTGHKPFQCRICMRNFSRSDHLTTHIRTHTGEKPFACDYCGRKFARSDERKRHTKIHLRQKERKSSAPSSSAPAQSSASGPGGSQAGGSLCGNSTIGGPLACTSRTRTP
- the Egr2 gene encoding E3 SUMO-protein ligase EGR2 isoform X1 yields the protein MMTAKAVDKIPVTLSGFMHQLPDSLYPVEDLAAPSVTIFPNAELGAPFDQMNGVAGDGMINIDMTGEKRPLELPYPSSFAPISAPRNQTFTYMGKFSIDPQYPGASCYPEGIINIVSAGILQGVTPPASTTASSSVTSASPNPLATGPLGVCTMSQTQPELDHLYSPPPPPPPYSNCTGDLYQDPSAFLSPPTTSTSSLAYQPPPSYPSPKPAMDPGLIPMIPDYPGFFPSPCQRDPHGAAGPDRKPFPCPLDSLRVPPPLTPLSTIRNFTLGGPGAGVTGPGASGGSEGPRLPGSGSAAVTTTPYNPHHLPLRPILRPRKYPNRPSKTPVHERPYPCPAEGCDRRFSRSDELTRHIRIHTGHKPFQCRICMRNFSRSDHLTTHIRTHTGEKPFACDYCGRKFARSDERKRHTKIHLRQKERKSSAPSSSAPAQSSASGPGGSQAGGSLCGNSTIGGPLACTSRTRTP